The Meiothermus sp. CFH 77666 genome includes a region encoding these proteins:
- a CDS encoding Lrp/AsnC family transcriptional regulator codes for MVQLDARDRAILLELQQESRLSYAEIGQRVGLSPAAVHDRVKKLERRGVIRAYKIQVDPEALGLKLTAFVAIRLDNNFTGREIQPALEQFPQIEEVHSIAGENDLLLKVRTSDTKTLEALIYRIKAVPGIARITSTIVLSTALEGRPLVPDESEKAVQ; via the coding sequence ATGGTTCAACTAGATGCGCGCGACCGGGCCATTTTGCTCGAGCTTCAACAGGAAAGCCGGCTCTCCTATGCTGAAATTGGCCAGCGGGTGGGGCTTTCCCCCGCAGCTGTGCATGACCGGGTGAAAAAACTCGAGCGCAGGGGGGTCATCCGAGCGTACAAAATTCAGGTTGACCCCGAAGCCCTGGGCCTCAAGCTGACGGCCTTTGTGGCCATCCGACTGGACAACAACTTTACCGGAAGGGAGATCCAGCCCGCCCTCGAGCAGTTTCCCCAGATCGAGGAGGTGCACAGCATCGCCGGCGAAAACGACCTGCTGCTCAAGGTGCGCACCAGCGATACCAAAACCTTAGAGGCCCTCATCTACCGCATCAAGGCCGTGCCGGGCATCGCCCGCATCACCTCGACCATTGTGCTTTCCACAGCGCTCGAGGGCCGCCCCCTGGTTCCAGACGAAAGCGAAAAAGCTGTTCAGTAG
- a CDS encoding monothiol bacilliredoxin BrxC family protein: protein MRERMYAITTPEEADRFIESQTVTAIFKAGTCHKTMQGWGNVEKMLRERPEIPVGIIKVVEHRPASNRVAERTGIVHHSPQIILFRNGQPLFELNNWDITLENLESLFSQYLPDVKVEKPQESGSSNLERQTRPTQNTEPLPSPSGLAPAGLEPYKRLLDAYLSGAVSEPQFTWTYLNMFREDASLRSQEEFELLNSLFGNPDEHHIHPRAIMQFEQENPQATPLRERAQALRQKLETL from the coding sequence ATGAGAGAGCGCATGTACGCCATCACCACCCCCGAAGAAGCCGATAGGTTCATCGAAAGCCAGACCGTCACGGCCATATTCAAGGCGGGCACCTGCCACAAGACCATGCAGGGCTGGGGCAACGTGGAAAAAATGCTGCGGGAGCGGCCCGAAATCCCGGTGGGCATCATAAAGGTGGTCGAACATCGCCCGGCCTCCAACCGCGTGGCTGAACGCACCGGCATTGTGCACCATTCGCCCCAGATTATCCTTTTTCGCAACGGCCAGCCGCTCTTTGAGCTCAATAACTGGGACATTACCCTGGAGAACCTCGAGTCCCTCTTCAGCCAGTACCTGCCCGATGTAAAGGTTGAAAAACCACAGGAAAGCGGCTCGAGCAACCTCGAGCGCCAGACGAGGCCCACGCAGAACACTGAGCCCCTACCCTCCCCCAGTGGGCTCGCGCCTGCCGGCCTCGAGCCCTACAAGCGCCTGCTGGACGCCTACCTGAGCGGCGCGGTCAGCGAGCCGCAGTTCACCTGGACGTATTTGAACATGTTCCGCGAGGATGCCTCGCTGCGTTCGCAGGAAGAGTTCGAGTTGCTCAACTCGCTCTTTGGCAACCCCGACGAGCACCACATCCACCCCAGGGCCATCATGCAGTTCGAGCAAGAAAACCCCCAGGCCACGCCCTTGCGTGAGCGGGCGCAGGCCCTGCGGCAGAAGCTCGAGACGCTGTAA